A portion of the Streptomyces coeruleoprunus genome contains these proteins:
- the glmM gene encoding phosphoglucosamine mutase — translation MGRLFGTDGVRGVANADLTAELALGLSVAAAHVLAEAGTFEGHRPTAVVGRDPRASGEFLEAAVVAGLASAGVDVLRVGVLPTPAVAYLTGSLGADLGVMLSASHNAMPDNGIKFFARGGHKLADDLEDRIEAVYEQHRTGEPWDRPTGAGVGRVKDYEQGADEYIAHLLSALPNRLEGLKIVLDEAHGAASRVSPAAFAQAGAEVVTIGATPDGLNINDGCGSTHLEMLRAAVLEHGADLGIAHDGDADRCLAVDHTGAEVDGDQILAVLALAMREAGTLRGDTVVATVMSNLGFKLAMEREGLQLVQTAVGDRYVLEEMKDKGYALGGEQSGHVIVLDHATTGDGTLTGLLLAARVAATGRSLAELAGVMERLPQVLINVKNVDKSRVKTSAELGHAVADAERVLGTTGRVLLRPSGTEPLVRVMVEAADIEQARSVAGQLADVVKSALG, via the coding sequence GTGGGACGACTCTTCGGCACGGATGGCGTGCGCGGTGTCGCCAACGCGGACCTGACGGCGGAGCTGGCGCTCGGCCTGTCGGTCGCGGCGGCGCACGTGCTCGCCGAGGCGGGGACCTTCGAGGGGCATCGGCCGACCGCGGTGGTCGGGCGTGACCCGCGTGCGTCGGGAGAGTTCCTGGAGGCCGCCGTCGTGGCGGGCCTCGCGAGTGCCGGCGTCGACGTCCTGCGCGTCGGTGTGCTGCCCACCCCGGCCGTGGCCTACCTGACCGGGTCGCTGGGTGCCGACCTCGGCGTGATGCTGTCCGCCTCGCACAACGCCATGCCGGACAACGGCATCAAGTTCTTCGCGCGCGGCGGTCACAAACTGGCCGACGACCTGGAGGACCGGATCGAGGCCGTGTACGAGCAGCACCGCACCGGCGAGCCGTGGGACCGGCCGACCGGCGCGGGCGTGGGCCGCGTCAAGGACTACGAGCAGGGCGCCGACGAGTACATCGCGCATCTGCTCTCGGCGCTGCCGAACCGCCTCGAAGGCCTGAAGATCGTGCTCGACGAGGCGCACGGCGCCGCGTCCCGCGTCTCGCCCGCCGCGTTCGCGCAGGCCGGTGCCGAGGTCGTCACCATCGGCGCCACGCCCGACGGGCTCAACATCAACGACGGCTGCGGCTCCACGCACCTGGAGATGCTGCGCGCCGCCGTCCTCGAGCACGGCGCCGACCTGGGCATCGCGCACGACGGCGACGCCGACCGCTGCCTGGCCGTGGACCACACCGGCGCCGAGGTGGACGGCGACCAGATCCTCGCCGTGCTGGCGCTGGCCATGCGGGAGGCGGGCACGCTGCGCGGCGACACCGTTGTCGCGACGGTCATGTCGAACCTGGGCTTCAAGCTGGCGATGGAGCGCGAGGGCCTCCAGCTCGTCCAGACCGCGGTCGGTGACCGGTACGTGCTCGAGGAGATGAAGGACAAGGGCTACGCGCTGGGCGGCGAGCAGTCCGGGCACGTCATCGTCCTGGACCACGCCACGACCGGCGACGGCACCCTGACCGGTCTGCTGCTGGCCGCGCGCGTCGCGGCGACCGGGCGGTCGCTGGCGGAGCTGGCGGGCGTGATGGAGCGGCTGCCGCAGGTCCTGATCAACGTCAAGAACGTCGACAAGTCCCGGGTGAAGACCTCCGCCGAACTGGGCCACGCCGTGGCCGACGCCGAGCGGGTCCTCGGCACCACCGGCCGGGTGCTGCTGCGCCCGTCGGGCACGGAGCCCCTCGTCCGGGTGATGGTCGAGGCCGCCGACATCGAGCAGGCCCGCTCGGTGGCCGGTCAGCTCGCGGACGTGGTGAAGTCGGCGCTGGGCTGA